DNA from Lactobacillus johnsonii:
ATTTAAAGATAAAATGATGAAGGCTTTGGGTAAGTTCTCAGGTTCACGTTTTGTACGTGCAATTATGGGTGCTGGTTATTCAATTATTGCCTTTTCTATCATTGGATCAATGTTTTTGGTCTTAACAGTTTTACCACAAGTTATTACTGCTAAAGGATTTGTAGATTTTTACAATAATACCATAGGTCGGTTTAATAATATGTATACAGTTATTTATAATGCCACTATGGGAATTATTGCAATTTTCTTTGCTGGGTCATTTGCTTACAACTATGCAGATATTTACCGTAAAGAAGAAAACTTGTTGCTTGACCCATTGAACGCAGTTTTTTTAACTTTAATGGGTTTATTCATTACCGTTCCACAATTAGTTTGGAAAAGTGGCAGTACAATTTTTATAAATGTTTTAAAAAATAATAATGTAATAGCAGGCGGATACGGTGTGTCTGGTTCAGGTTTAACTAGAATTGGTGCAACTGGAATTTTTACCGGTTTAGTAGTTGCTTGGTTAACTGTTCAAATTTATCGTTTCTGTATTAAGCATAATTGGCGCATTAAGATGCCAGCATCTGTTCCATCAGGTGTTGCTAACTCATTTACTGCTTTAATTCCTGGTTTTGTTGTTGCATTTACAATTGGTATCATTGATATTATTTTAATTGTCTTAGGTACTGATGTTTTCCAAGTATTATATATTCCATTCTCATTTATTTCTGCAATTGCTGATACTTGGTGGGGATTCCTGATTATTATCTTCTGTATTCACTTTTTATGGTGGTTTGGTATCCACGGTGCTACGATTACATCGAGTTTCTATCAAGCAATTGTTTTAGCAAATATGGCAGATAATGTAAAAGGTGGTTTCCATGTGTTTGCTGGTGATCCCATAAATGCATTTGTTACTATTGGTGGTTCTGGTGCTACTTTGGGTGCAGCTATCTTTATTGCGTTTATGGCTAGATCGAAGCAATTAAAAGAATTAGGTAAGCTTGAATTAATTCCAGCGATCTTTAATATTAATGAACCATTAATTTTTGGATTACCTATTGTGTATAATGTTGGTCTATTTATTCCATTTATTTGTGCACCACTTGCTTCTGGTGCTGTAGCTTATGTTGCAATCGCAACTCACATGGTTCCTAAAATTATTGTTCAACAACCATGGCCAACTCCAGTTGGATTAAGTGGTATGATTGCCACTGCAAGTTGGCAAGGGTTCGTTCTTTCAGTTGTATGTGCTGTAGTAGCATTTTTAATTTGGTTCCCATTTATTAGACACTACGATACAGCGATTTATAAGAAAGAACAAGCTGATGCTACTAAAGCATAATTAAAAAGTATATGCTTTTGAAATCCTCGTAGTTTAAAATATAACTATGAGGATTTTTTATTTAAGGATGTAATAATGAAGAAATATGAATTAATTGCAGACAAAATAAAAAATTATATTACTGAAAGGCAGCTTCATCATGGTGATAAATTGCCAACTATTACTGACTTGATGAAAAAATATCAAGTTGGAAAATCAACTATTTTGCAGGCAATTACATTACTTACCCAGCGCGGACTTGTTTATAAAGTCCAAGGTTCAGGAGTTTTCGTCCGTCCTACCGGACAAGATGGTTACATGTCACTGACTGATAACGCTGGTTTTGCACATGTATTAAAATCCCCTACTACAGAAGTAATTGAGTTTTCTGACAAGAGAGCTCCCAAGCCTTTAAGTGAATATCTTCATTCTGATGAAGTATGCTACTTCATTAAGAGATTGCGTAGGCAAGAGGGGAAGCCTTTTGTTTTAGAAGAGTCTTATTATCGTAAGAGTCTGATTCCCTTCATGAGTAAAGAAATAGCAGAAGGATCAATTTTTGACTATATAAGAGAGGGATTAAAGAAAGAGATTCGATTTTCTGACAAGTATATGCGTGTTAGAAAATTGACTGCCGATGAAGCAAAATATCTTGAATTAAAAGAAGGAGATCCGTGTTTAGAAGTTTATGATACTTTCTATTTAGCCAATGGAACACCATTTGACAGTTCTAAGTTGGTATACAATTATCAAAACTCTAAATTCTATGATCAAAGTTCTGATGACATTATTTAAAAAATAGTCCTAATCTCAAAGTACAAATTCTTTGAGATTAGGACTATTTTTATTTTGTATAGGATAAGACATTATTTTTCATTTGTTTTAATTGCCTTTTTGCGCCTTGCTTTAACTGCCAGTTATAAAACCATGTACCGATATTAGAATGTTTCTTTTCATCATAACTAAGAATATCTTCTTTAAAAATAATCTGACAACCTTGAGGTGTATTAGTTAAACAGTAGTCAATTTTAACATCTATTTTAGGTGATTTGAAAACTGAAACATGTTTTTTACCGAATTCATATTCAGTGATTTCGGCTTTCACATTTCTTTGTTGATATGTTGTTCCTGCAGCAATTTTAACAGGTAAGTCATTACCACGGGATTTTTTAATTGCTTCAGTAAGCTGTCTATCTAGGTAATTAAAGAAATCTCTTGCTTTAAAGTTTGCTTGTTCTTTGATTGTAATCATTTTGTTTGTCTTTCTCTATCTATCTTATCAAAAAAATAGAGCCTAGAAATGCTAGGTTCTATCTTGTTTTTTAGTCTAAATCTTTTCCGTGAGATGCAATGACTTTTTTATACCAGTTAAAGGAATCCTTAGGATATCTCTTTAAAGATCCATTTCCTTTGTCATCACGGTCGACGTAAACAAAGCCATAGCGTTTCTTCATTTCACCAGTACCATTTGAGACTAAATCTATTGCAGACCACATGGTGTAGCCCATCAAAGGAATGCCATCTTCATTAACTGCTTCTTCCATTGATTTGATTTGGGCACGAAGATAATTAATTCGATAGTCATCATGAACCTTATGATCTTCAGTTAATTCATCACCCCAACCAAGACCATTTTCAACGATAAAGAGGGGTTTATGGTATCGATCCCAAAGATCATTTAAGGCAATTCGTAATACATCTGGGTCAGTTGCCCATCCCCAGGCATTATAATCAAGATAAGGGTTCTTAACGCCACCTGCGGAAACATTACCATTAACTTTTGCATCTGCTTCATGTGTAGTAAGAACATTAGAAGTGTAACAAGAGAAGCTAAGAAAGTCTGCTGGATAGTTCTTAATTAGCTCATAGTCTTCAGGCTTATCATCAAGTTTGATGCCATCACGTTCATATTGTTTTAAACGATATTCAGGATAACGACCGCCAGTTTGAACATCTGAGTAAAAGAGCATCTCTTGTTTAGCTTTCATAACTAAAATTTGATCAGCTGGATCAGCAGTATAAGGATAGTAAGCAGAGTAGGCAAGCATTTGACCTACTTGATTGTTTTTGTCGATTTCATGAGCTAGTTTAACTACTTTGCTACTTGCTACAAACTGATTATGAGCTCCTTGAGCACGATTTTGTTCACTACCATCGATTAATCCACCACCCATATAAGGAGCCATGTCCATAGCATTAATTTCGTTAAAGGTTAGCCAGTATTTCACTTTTCCTTTGTAGTGATTCATTACAATATCAGCATAATGAACAAAAATACCAATCATTTTTCGGTCTTTCCAGCCACCAAAACGATTAACTAAAGATAAAGGAGTTTCATAGTGGGAGAGAGTTACTAAAGGTTCAATGCCATATTTAGCACATTCATCAAAGACCTTATCATAGAAGGCTAATCCTTCTTTATTTGGTTCGTCATCGTCGCCATTTGGTAAGATACGTGACCAATTTAGTGATAGACGGAACATATTAAAGCCCATGTCAGCCATATATTTAATATCTTCTTTATAGTGGTGATAGAAGTCTGTTCCCTCATGGCTTGGATAGTAATAATCAGCTAAAGGAGCTGGTTTTGCTCCTTCGGGAAGTTTAAACTCTTTTCCCCAAACCATTGGAGTAGATCCAGTTTTGCCATCAGCAGTTTTCCAGGTAACTCTTCTTGGTTTATTAGCAGAACCATTTGTTAGTACATCAACGGCATTTAATCCTTTTCCACCGTCTTTATAGCCACCTTCATATTGATTTGCAGCACTAGCGCCGCCCCAGTAAAAATCCTTTGGCATTGAATAGGTTTTAGTCATATTTTTTCCTTTCTTAATTTGTTTAAATTTATAAAAAAGTTCTAGAATTGCTCTAGAACTTTTACTTAAAAGCTATTTGTCTCTAAAACGACATAATTTCGTTCATCGTAGCGATTACGGCTCGTTGAATATTCAACTGGTTGACCATTGTTTAACCACACGATTTGCTCAAGCTCTAAGATTGGATCGTCTTTTTTAGTTTGAAGATATTGTTGATCCCAGTCATCAGCTTTAGCAGCTTTGATTTTACGATAGGCAACCCCAAACTTAAGTTTTAGATTATGGTGAAGATAGTTATAGATAGAATTATGTAAGACATCTTCATTTAGATCTGGAACCAAGTTAACTGGCATAAAGGTATGTTCAAGAATCAGAGGCTTACCTTCAAGACGTCTTAGGCGCCGAATATTGTAAACTGGATCGCTAGATTTTAATTTTAAGTAATGTTGGATATCTTCATTTGGAAATTCAACATTAAATTCAATAATATCGCTAGTGACCTCATCAGATCCTAGTAAATTAGCTAAGCCACTAAAAGCATTCGCTGGTGAATCAAATTTATCCTGAATTGGAACTGGTCCTAAGACAAAGGTACCAAGACCGGATTCTTTATAGACTAGTCCTTTTCTTTGTAGACCATCTAAGGCCTTCTTAACAGTTAAACGGCTTACGTGTAATTCTTCTGCAAGTGTTTTTTGGTCAGGAAGGGGAGTCTGTGGTTTATAGATCCCATCTTCAATTCTTTTTTGTAGAATTCGAGCAACTTTTAAGTACTTTGCTTCAGCAGTCATTACTTTTCAGCCATTTTTTTGTAAACAGCTACTACTTCCTTAGCTAAATCAATAAAAGTAATAGCTGTCATTAAGTGGTCTTGAGCATGAACCATGTAAAGGTCAACTTTTACGTGGTTACCTTGTGCTTCTTGAGTTAGCATATCAGTTTGAACATTGTGAGCATTTACTAAGCCTTCATTTGCTTGCTTAATAAATTCGTCAGCCTTGTCAAAATCGCCCTTTTTAGCAGCTTGAATTGCTTGCATAGCAGCAGCTTTTGCATTACCTGCTTGCATAATAATTCCCATTACAACTTGCATGTTATCGCTATTTTCTTGTGCCATAATTTTAATTCTCCTAGATAGTATTTTTAAAATAAAAGATGCTCCTGACAATATTTTATTTTACTATGTCAGCAAGCATCTCCCATAAATTATTTTTGTTTTAATTCTTGAATTCCTTGATCAATTGCTGCATCACAGTCAATTGGTAGTTGTAAAATCATTTTTCCATCAATTTCAAGACCCTTAGGAATCTGAATCATACCGGGAAAATGGTAACCATGATGAGCCTTAGTTTCATTATCTAAATAAATAGAAACTTGTCCATCTGCACTGACACCAATTTTAAAGTGATGACCATTACGATCAAATTCATTAACAATTTTTATTTCGTCAGTCATTTGACTATTTATCGCCCATTAATTCTTGAGCAGTTTCAAGAACATGCTCACCATTCATCATGCCGTAGTCTTGCATGTTAATAACTGCTAATGGGATGCCTGCTTCATCAGTAATCTTTTTAACACTGTCTTCCATGTATTGAACTTGAGGTCCAAGCATTAATACATCTGGGTGTTCCTTATCAATTTCATCTTGGATACCTGATGCTGCAGTAGCAAAGATCTTGTAGTCCTTGCCTTTTTCTTTAGCTGCGTTTTGCATCTTTGATACTAATAATGAAGTTGACATACCTGCTGAACAAGCTAACATAATAGTTTTATCTGCCATAATAATTATCTCCTTTGTAAATCTAATTAAGTGTTTTTCAGTGTTTGAGTGTTGATCTATAAATTAAATGTATGCACTTTCATCATTGAAAGCATTTACATTATAGCACGATTTTAATCATAAGTGTTAATTAATAGCTAAAAAATTATTTACCTTCAGCTTCGTCCTTCTTAAGCGCTGTAGCTTCTCGTTGGACTAGGATCTTGTCGTACTTTCTAGCAAATGGCCAGTAGATCAAAGTTGAAATAACTAAGGTACATGCTTGCCAAATTGCCATCTTCCAGCCACCAATTAGGAAACCAGAGATAACAGCTGGCATTGTCCATGGACAAGCAAAACCATTAAGAGGGGGAATAATACCAGTCTTAATTACGAAGTAAGTTGAGATAGAAACTACAACTGGTGTTAAGAAGAATGGAATTGCTAAGAATGGGTTCATAACAATAGGTAAACCGAATAGGAATGGTTCATTAATGTTAAAAATGCCCGGAACTAATTCAACTTTACCAATTGAACGTAGTTGTGCTGATTTAGCAGCAATTAAAATGAAGATAATTAAACCAATAGTGATGCCTGAACCAGTTAAGTTAATAAAGTTGTTGTAGAATTCGTTAGTAACAACGTGGGCACCATTGGCAATAGTTAATTTACCAGCTTTGTACAATTGAGCATTATCAAAAGAGTTAGCTTGAAGCATAGGGCCGGCAAGAGAACCAACAATTAAACCACCGTGAACACCAAAGAACCAGAAGAATGGTACTAAGAAACCAATAGCGATGGCACCACCAAGTGAATCAGAGATACCTTGAAGTGGAATTTGAAGGGTTTGGTAAGTCCATTGTAAGAAGTCTGAACCAGTAGTTAACTTAAAGCCTGCATAAATAAGCATAGTACCAATTAAGATAATTCCTGATGGAATCATAGCAGTAAATTGGTTAGAAACAGCAGCTGGAACTTGTTCAGGTAACTTAATAGTCCAACCTTTTTTCATAATAGCTGAGTAAATCCAGCCGACTAATAAACCAACAATAATTGCAGCGATCATTCCGTCGCCACCAAGCCAGGTAATGTTGAAGACACCTGTAACTGGTGATTCTAAGAATGTTTGTAAAGCGTGTGGTAACTTATCAATATTTTCAGTTACGGCTTTTGCACTCATTCCACCGTCAATACCTTTAGCCATGGCATTCTTTAATGGGCTGTCAATAGTTAAAGTTTGAAGCATTAAGAATGCAGCTAATGAAGTAAGACCAGGTGCTAATGGCTCATAGCCTTCATTTTTAACATAAATATAGGCAATACCAACTGATGCCCACATAGCCATGATACTAAAAGTAGTAGTGTAGGCTTGGTTGAAGAATGCACCCCAACCGGAAGCATTAATTGCATTAGCTACAGCTGGAATAGGAATATTTCCTAAAATTAAGAAAATAGATCCAATAAGAATAAATGGTAAAGTATAAATCATACCATTTTGTAAGGCTTGGATAGCCTTAGTATTAACAAATTTCATTACTGGAGGCAGTATGTGTTTATTAACAAACACACTAAAGCCTGATTGTTTTTGTTCGCTCATTATATTTCGTCTCCATTATCTTTCAATACTTTTTGGAACCAATAAAATGATTTCTTTGGAACACGTTTTAAATCTTTTAAGTCATGATTTGAACGGTTGACATAAACAGCACCGTAACGCTTTTCCATATCGGCATGTGAACTTGGAATGTCGATTAATCCCCAACCTAGATAACCTAAAACTTTAGCTCCATCTAAGAACATTGCATCTTTCATAGCCTTAATATGTTCCTCGTGGTAAGCAATACGTTCATCATCTTCGATCATATGCTCACCATCCCAAGTTTCTTTTAGGCCGATTCCGTTTTCAATTGGGAAGACTGGAATCTTGTAATGGTTGTACATAGTGGTAATAGCATTTCTAAAGCCTAGTGGATCAATTGTCCAGCTCCAAGCATTTGTCTTGAGATACTTGTTTTCTACACCGCCATAATTCATGTAACGGTTAGGAGCAACGTCAGCAGGAATTTTATCAGCTGACACTGTCCAAGAAGAATAGTAACTAAAGGCTAAAAAGTCAGCCTTTGCTTTTTTCATTTCTTCTTTATCATCTTCAGTTATATCCCAATTAATGTTGTGGTCTTTAGCATATTGCAGTACTTCCGGTGAATAACCGCGGCCAGTATCTGCATCATAAATATTGAAATTTAAAAATTCTTGAATTTGTTTTGCTGCCCAAACATCTGTAGATTTCGAAGTTTCAGGATAAATTTGTTGGAAGGCAAGCATTCCGCCGATTTTCACATCATCATATTTTTCATGGATGTAATTAGCTAATCGAATATGACAGATCATGGTGTGGTGAAAGATGGTATACATATCATCTAAAGTTTTGTCACCTTTTTCGTAGCCAGAGATGTTAAATACTTCATCTTGGAAGTAAAGATTATGTTCATTGAAAACAATCCAGTACTTAACTCGGTCTGAAAAATGATCAATCATCTTTTTACCGAATCTAACAAAAGCATCAACAACATGGCGTGACATAAAACCGTTGTATTCTTTTGCTAGGTGTAGAGGCATGTCAAAGTGATAAAGACAAATCATTGGCTCGATTCCGCGATCAAGCATGGCATTTACTAATTTGTCGTAAAATTCAATTCCCTTAGGATTAAAATCCCCGTCTCCCTCGGGACAAACTCTTGACCAAGAAATTTGAATACGATACATATTCATATTCATTTCTTTCATTAGGTCTAAATCTTCATCATAACGATGGTACTCATCAATTGCGGTGTGCCAATCTGTAGTATTTTCTGTGGCAGGGCGCACATCGTAAACTGATAAGCCTTTACTGTCTTCATTCCAGGCACCTTCAGTTTGCATACTTGAAACTGAATTGCCCCAGAAGAAGTCTTTAGGCATTTTGTGCTTATTCATAATATTCCTTCTTTGCAATCGCTTACATATTTTACATGTATAAATATAATCTTATTTGGAATAAAAGTAAAGCACTTTTATTTAAAAATATATACTTTTGCTTGATTAGATAACAAAAAAGGACTGAGGTAGTTTCCTCAGTCCTTTTTCATGATGCTTTCAAACACATTTATTTAATAATAAAAAAGTGTCTATATAAAATTTAATGCTCTTTTTCAAAATCTGCAACCGCTCCACGCAAATTTGCTTCATTTTTTAACGTACAAATATCCAAAATTGGTTTAATTGTCGTAACTTCGATCTTATTTCTTAATTTAGCAATCTCATCATCAAGTAGTGGAACTAATTCCGGATTTTGTGAAATTCCACCACCAATAATAATTTTTTCAGGATCAAAACTGTGTTGAATATTAAAAATTGCAACAGCAAGAGCATGAAGTAGCTTTCCACGTTCTTCTTGAGCAATTGGATCATCAGTGTCAGCAAGTTCAAAAACGGTCTTACCATCAAAATCTTTTCCAGTTTTTTTATTGTAGCGCTTAGCCATGGTAACAGGTGAAGCTAGATCGCTTAGCTGCTCACCATCAATAATCATAAAACCAAATTCACCACCGTAGAGATGAGCGCCATGCCAAATTTGATTGTTAATAATAATACTTCCGCCAACACCAGTGCCAATAACTAAAAATGCCATACTCTTGCATCCTTTAGCTGCTCCGTCCGCGATTTCGGCAAGAGCTGCACAATTTGCATCATTTTCGATACT
Protein-coding regions in this window:
- the celB gene encoding PTS cellobiose transporter subunit IIC, giving the protein MSDTAQPSFKDKMMKALGKFSGSRFVRAIMGAGYSIIAFSIIGSMFLVLTVLPQVITAKGFVDFYNNTIGRFNNMYTVIYNATMGIIAIFFAGSFAYNYADIYRKEENLLLDPLNAVFLTLMGLFITVPQLVWKSGSTIFINVLKNNNVIAGGYGVSGSGLTRIGATGIFTGLVVAWLTVQIYRFCIKHNWRIKMPASVPSGVANSFTALIPGFVVAFTIGIIDIILIVLGTDVFQVLYIPFSFISAIADTWWGFLIIIFCIHFLWWFGIHGATITSSFYQAIVLANMADNVKGGFHVFAGDPINAFVTIGGSGATLGAAIFIAFMARSKQLKELGKLELIPAIFNINEPLIFGLPIVYNVGLFIPFICAPLASGAVAYVAIATHMVPKIIVQQPWPTPVGLSGMIATASWQGFVLSVVCAVVAFLIWFPFIRHYDTAIYKKEQADATKA
- a CDS encoding GntR family transcriptional regulator — its product is MKKYELIADKIKNYITERQLHHGDKLPTITDLMKKYQVGKSTILQAITLLTQRGLVYKVQGSGVFVRPTGQDGYMSLTDNAGFAHVLKSPTTEVIEFSDKRAPKPLSEYLHSDEVCYFIKRLRRQEGKPFVLEESYYRKSLIPFMSKEIAEGSIFDYIREGLKKEIRFSDKYMRVRKLTADEAKYLELKEGDPCLEVYDTFYLANGTPFDSSKLVYNYQNSKFYDQSSDDII
- a CDS encoding DUF3284 domain-containing protein; amino-acid sequence: MITIKEQANFKARDFFNYLDRQLTEAIKKSRGNDLPVKIAAGTTYQQRNVKAEITEYEFGKKHVSVFKSPKIDVKIDYCLTNTPQGCQIIFKEDILSYDEKKHSNIGTWFYNWQLKQGAKRQLKQMKNNVLSYTK
- a CDS encoding glycoside hydrolase family 1 protein; this encodes MTKTYSMPKDFYWGGASAANQYEGGYKDGGKGLNAVDVLTNGSANKPRRVTWKTADGKTGSTPMVWGKEFKLPEGAKPAPLADYYYPSHEGTDFYHHYKEDIKYMADMGFNMFRLSLNWSRILPNGDDDEPNKEGLAFYDKVFDECAKYGIEPLVTLSHYETPLSLVNRFGGWKDRKMIGIFVHYADIVMNHYKGKVKYWLTFNEINAMDMAPYMGGGLIDGSEQNRAQGAHNQFVASSKVVKLAHEIDKNNQVGQMLAYSAYYPYTADPADQILVMKAKQEMLFYSDVQTGGRYPEYRLKQYERDGIKLDDKPEDYELIKNYPADFLSFSCYTSNVLTTHEADAKVNGNVSAGGVKNPYLDYNAWGWATDPDVLRIALNDLWDRYHKPLFIVENGLGWGDELTEDHKVHDDYRINYLRAQIKSMEEAVNEDGIPLMGYTMWSAIDLVSNGTGEMKKRYGFVYVDRDDKGNGSLKRYPKDSFNWYKKVIASHGKDLD
- a CDS encoding GntR family transcriptional regulator, translating into MTAEAKYLKVARILQKRIEDGIYKPQTPLPDQKTLAEELHVSRLTVKKALDGLQRKGLVYKESGLGTFVLGPVPIQDKFDSPANAFSGLANLLGSDEVTSDIIEFNVEFPNEDIQHYLKLKSSDPVYNIRRLRRLEGKPLILEHTFMPVNLVPDLNEDVLHNSIYNYLHHNLKLKFGVAYRKIKAAKADDWDQQYLQTKKDDPILELEQIVWLNNGQPVEYSTSRNRYDERNYVVLETNSF
- a CDS encoding PTS lactose/cellobiose transporter subunit IIA, whose protein sequence is MAQENSDNMQVVMGIIMQAGNAKAAAMQAIQAAKKGDFDKADEFIKQANEGLVNAHNVQTDMLTQEAQGNHVKVDLYMVHAQDHLMTAITFIDLAKEVVAVYKKMAEK
- a CDS encoding PTS sugar transporter subunit IIB — translated: MADKTIMLACSAGMSTSLLVSKMQNAAKEKGKDYKIFATAASGIQDEIDKEHPDVLMLGPQVQYMEDSVKKITDEAGIPLAVINMQDYGMMNGEHVLETAQELMGDK
- a CDS encoding PTS sugar transporter subunit IIC, which gives rise to MSEQKQSGFSVFVNKHILPPVMKFVNTKAIQALQNGMIYTLPFILIGSIFLILGNIPIPAVANAINASGWGAFFNQAYTTTFSIMAMWASVGIAYIYVKNEGYEPLAPGLTSLAAFLMLQTLTIDSPLKNAMAKGIDGGMSAKAVTENIDKLPHALQTFLESPVTGVFNITWLGGDGMIAAIIVGLLVGWIYSAIMKKGWTIKLPEQVPAAVSNQFTAMIPSGIILIGTMLIYAGFKLTTGSDFLQWTYQTLQIPLQGISDSLGGAIAIGFLVPFFWFFGVHGGLIVGSLAGPMLQANSFDNAQLYKAGKLTIANGAHVVTNEFYNNFINLTGSGITIGLIIFILIAAKSAQLRSIGKVELVPGIFNINEPFLFGLPIVMNPFLAIPFFLTPVVVSISTYFVIKTGIIPPLNGFACPWTMPAVISGFLIGGWKMAIWQACTLVISTLIYWPFARKYDKILVQREATALKKDEAEGK
- a CDS encoding glycoside hydrolase family 1 protein, producing the protein MNKHKMPKDFFWGNSVSSMQTEGAWNEDSKGLSVYDVRPATENTTDWHTAIDEYHRYDEDLDLMKEMNMNMYRIQISWSRVCPEGDGDFNPKGIEFYDKLVNAMLDRGIEPMICLYHFDMPLHLAKEYNGFMSRHVVDAFVRFGKKMIDHFSDRVKYWIVFNEHNLYFQDEVFNISGYEKGDKTLDDMYTIFHHTMICHIRLANYIHEKYDDVKIGGMLAFQQIYPETSKSTDVWAAKQIQEFLNFNIYDADTGRGYSPEVLQYAKDHNINWDITEDDKEEMKKAKADFLAFSYYSSWTVSADKIPADVAPNRYMNYGGVENKYLKTNAWSWTIDPLGFRNAITTMYNHYKIPVFPIENGIGLKETWDGEHMIEDDERIAYHEEHIKAMKDAMFLDGAKVLGYLGWGLIDIPSSHADMEKRYGAVYVNRSNHDLKDLKRVPKKSFYWFQKVLKDNGDEI
- a CDS encoding ROK family protein, with the protein product MNLIAIDIGGTTIKIATWINQKLKLIFTIDTPDNLDTFYEELSDAVNEIKANHKIEGVAISSPGAVNKATGVIEGASALPYIHNFKIVPELEKRFGLPVSIENDANCAALAEIADGAAKGCKSMAFLVIGTGVGGSIIINNQIWHGAHLYGGEFGFMIIDGEQLSDLASPVTMAKRYNKKTGKDFDGKTVFELADTDDPIAQEERGKLLHALAVAIFNIQHSFDPEKIIIGGGISQNPELVPLLDDEIAKLRNKIEVTTIKPILDICTLKNEANLRGAVADFEKEH